Genomic window (Thermodesulfobacteriota bacterium):
AAAAAACTTACGATATCCCATAACTGTTCTTGACCGAAAAAACGGATATCAGCACACAGTGGCATCTATAAATATGTATGTTGATTTACCGCATAAGAACAAAGGGACACATATGAGCCGGTTCGTTGAAATTCTTCACCTGTTTCGACCGGAAATATCGTTAAAAAAAATTTCAGAAGTTCTGGATGAAATGAAAAAACACTTGAATGCAGCATCTGCTCGTATTGAAGTCTCTTTTCCTTATTTTATTAAAAAGAATGCCCCTGTCAGTCATTCTCCAGGCCTAATGGACTATACCTGCAAGATTGCGGGGTGGAGTGGCCCGGATGGTAAGCTTGATCTTGTTTCGGAAGTTGCGGTACCGATTTCCTCAGTATGTCCATGTTCAAAAGAAATAAGTGAATTTGGTGCACACAATCAGAGGGGGGAGGTAAAGGTAAGCACCCGGTTTAAAAAATTTATTTGGATGGAGGACATGATTGAGCTGGTGGAAGAGGCTGCTTCGTGTGATGTCTACTCTGTATTAAAACGTGTCGATGAAAAACACGTCACGGAAAAGGGTTTTTCCAACCCAAAATTTGTTGAGGATGTGGTTCGAGATGTTTCCAAAAAGCTGTATGCGGATGACAATATCACCTGGTTTTCCGTGAGTGCGGAAAATTTCGAATCGATTCACAATCACAGCGCTTTTGCACATATTATCGGCAATAAAGTTAATGACTAGTAC
Coding sequences:
- the folE2 gene encoding GTP cyclohydrolase FolE2, which produces MKDIQNQRDYRNIPIDKVGIKNLRYPITVLDRKNGYQHTVASINMYVDLPHKNKGTHMSRFVEILHLFRPEISLKKISEVLDEMKKHLNAASARIEVSFPYFIKKNAPVSHSPGLMDYTCKIAGWSGPDGKLDLVSEVAVPISSVCPCSKEISEFGAHNQRGEVKVSTRFKKFIWMEDMIELVEEAASCDVYSVLKRVDEKHVTEKGFSNPKFVEDVVRDVSKKLYADDNITWFSVSAENFESIHNHSAFAHIIGNKVND